The window AATATAGGTTTAATTTCCACATTTTGTTCTATTTGCCTTGCCGCCTAATCAATTTGGTATTTTCAGCTCTTCTTCTGCGTTCTTTGTgtgccctttttttttttttctcttccgTTTTTCTATTAATTAGTTTACTGGTTTTTGTGACTTATTTGGACCTGCTCAAATTTTAGCCCAATATCATGAGCTTTGTAACACATTTTGGGCTACttcttttcaacttcttttttttgaaaggtactTTATTTTCAACTAAAATTACTAGTTTAAAATAGCTGTGCACAAAAGTTGGTGTCGCTCGACCCAACCCAGACCCAAATCCGAAACAGGTTTGGTCAACAAGATAAGAAACTGTGTTTGACCAAACCTGAACATGTTTGAAACCGTTTTTTGGTCAACGGTTTAGCCctagttttttttcaaaaccgaAGCCGAACCCGATTTTGAACCCGGTATCTATCTGATTTAACCCGAAACCAAATTTGGTTTCAAACCGCCGCATTTCCCAAAACCCGAACCGGATTTGACTGGGttcagttttggttttttttaccCGTTTTAAAGAAACCACTTTTCATATGCACCACTAGTTTAAAACTTCAAATCAATATTATGTATTTGGATCAATGGGATTGGtagcccattggtaaggtctttaaTCTTGGGAGGATctacctgggttcgagtctcacttctcacatttgtaagggtggattaataggggtttttcGGGAGTCCAGTTTTCCAGACATACGTGTAActtaggagtaggagtagaatagaatgtcggaaaagtgagtatgaggctgttatgcacccaacttgggtgaaaaacccctcacatactaatattttaatattttaaataaatacatggcctcccatgatttttaccttttaaaagaaggtatgtgaggggtttttcacccaacttgggtgcctaacagcctcatattcccttcccctatatatatatatatatatatatatatatatatatatatatatatatgggtaagttattttgagaactcctaaaaaaaaactcaataaccattctggaccacacattattttcctctttctctcttcaattaaataataaaattcacccaaatcattcaaaatattctaactcacaaaccgtaaatcgttagacgaaacaaaaaacatgggtagtcttaaaatttcgtcctctttcattagagattcaattcgatatacttttgacgatttttaaattttcgttttctttttggtagttacacataacttacacatgtgtaggttgaacaaaaattataattcggaacgggcttcgcccttaaagatattcataaaccaaagctagtgggggtgataggtcatagagggtgataggtcatagggtgataggtcatagagggtgacaagtcatagggggtgaccagtggggggtgatctacctaacgggctccgcccttaaccgTTATTCCTCCGCCATGaactgacgggctccgtccttgactaccatggctctgccatggattgacgggctccgcctttgaccttcattgttgtgtacatatgttcatttactaatttacatgtgaaaacaatgatcttacacatgtgtaggatgaacctacacatgtgtaggatgaacgcgatgggaaaaaaaaaagaaaattaaaaagtcgtcaaaattatatcaaattgtatctctaatgaaagatgacgaaattttaagactaccaatgttttttgtttcgtctaacgatttacggtttgtgagataaaacattttaaatgatttaggtcaattttcttatttaatggaagagagagaaaatataagaaaatgagtggtccaaaattgttctcgcgttcttttttatttgttagttctcaaataaccttccccctctctctctctctctctctatatatatatatatatatatatatatatttggcaTTGGATTTTATGGAAATTTTGTAGCTTTAAAGCAAAAGCCCCATGTATATTCCTttgttttttacaaattaatttgaGCCAAGACCTCTCATTTTCCTTTTTGAACTACTATACCAAAAACTCATGTCTCAAAAAACCTAAAAACgacatcaaaataaaagttgctCCACAGTATAAAGTCTCATCAGGCTTCAAATGCCTTTGTCAAACAAACGGCTCAAAACCTACTAGGAAACAAGTGAATCAACTtttcatcaataaataaaactacAAGGAAAcccatttattttgtttttttttttttgaccgaACATGTTAAGCATGACTAAAATAGGTGAAGGTTGGTTAGATGTCACTTTTCTCCCTTTTCTTTATGTATCAAGTGGTCAAAAGAGCTGTtcttttaattgtttatataacCACGTATAGATGATGTAACCTAATTTAGACCAAAAAATGTTACCAAATGTCACCCCTTGGCTGATTTTAGTTTTGATGAACCCTGACCACTATTACTTTCTATTGCTGTCATCACCAAAGACTAATATATCAACAAGTGAATGAGACATTAGGATTATATGATCGATTTAAAGCCAATTCAAACATCAACACGAGTAGGTTCGATATGATCATCGCCGTCGTATTATACAAACAAGTAACGCTAAGTATGAACGATTTGTAAATCGAGGACAAACAAATCAGCTTATCAGAATAGACAGACATTTCTCACTCGATTCAAGTTTATGAATTTGTTCATAAAACCGGTTCACTTCATTCACATCCACGATTCACGCATTGATATCGCATATCAAACATATACACAACTTGGATTAAAAATAAGTTTTCTGTTTAGCTTACTAACACAACACTAAAACTTACAATCACCCAAATAATATCTCTTAAAAATCAGccttttctttattttacaACACAAAACCAAAACTTACAATCACCCCAATTGAATCATAGGGCAAGTTACATGTTATGTACAAAATCAATACACTGCTATACCAACtctgttttttttcttcctacCCATCATCTGGGTAAACATTtctctacaaaaaaaaaaccatacaaatatatgtatataagatgATTAAGTACATAAACCCGACCCGTGCCCTGCCGGCGAATATCTAACTTTCGGATACTTGTACATCCGGTCGTGTAAGCAACTCCGATCTAATTTTATTATTCCACAACTCATCGTAGAAATCTTGAGCTCCAGGGCTACTTTGAACCTCCACCACCACTAGTCTTTCTGTTAACCGAAACACTTCAATTCCGATAACATTTTTACCGTTTTTGCCTACCAAATCCACACCGAATTCTTTTCGTTTTTTCATCCTAGCATTCGCCTCTTTCACGATCCTATCCACTTTCTCGATAATATTTTCCGGTGACTCGGATACAACTAGTCGTTCCCCTTGTCTCGAGGAACTAGTGTCAAATAGAGGTGACAAGTTTAAGCCAGAAGAAAACGAGATAATATCAAACGCGTTCAACGCGTTTGGTTTAttatcttgttcttgttctggCTTAACAACTGCTTCTAAATCGTCTAATTCCACCTTCGGTTCCTTGTATCCTTTCTTAAACCACGGATCGTTTATGATATCGTTAACACAAATCCTTGTCTCCGGATTTGTATCCAAAAGTCGAGATAATAAATGTTTTAAATCGCCCGACATCCATTTCGGACATTTATATTCGcctttgtatatttttttatacatcATCATAAGATTTGAATCATTAAAAGGCAGGAAAGCGGCATTCATCACAAACAGGATGATGCCGCATGACCATATATCCGCCTTCGCGCCATCATATCCTCTTTTAGTGAGGATTTCTGGCGCGACATAAGACGGGGTCCCACATAAAGTATGTAACAATCCGTCAGCACGGATTTGTCCTGTCACGGCACTCAAACCAAAATCTGAAACCTTCAGATCGCCATTTTCGTCGATCAAAAGGTTTTCAGGTTTTAAATCGCGGTGGTAAACACCGCGTGAATGACAATACCCTATAGCGGAAATCAACTGTTGAAAATACTTACGACTATGTGTCTCGGATAAACGTCCTTTTGCGACTTTAGCAAATAACTCACCACCTTTTACGAATTCCATGACGAAATAAATCTTTGTTTTTGTAGCCAACACCTCGTACAATTTAACAATATATGGATGTTGTAACCTTCGCATGATATCTATCTCGCGCTTTACGTTAGACACTAAATGTGCGTTATGAGATATCTTGTGTTTATTAATAACTTTTATTGCGACGCTTTGGCCAGTGTTAATGTCTCTGGCATGATACACCTTGGCAAAAGCGCCGCAACCAAGAAGTCTCCCGACTTCATATTTACCAAATAATGAATTGTTTTGTGACATGCTAGGAACGATATTGGCGGCCTCCGGCATCGGCTTAACGATACCGGAGGAAATCGATATGGATTGTGGTTGGTAAGGAACGTTCAAAAGAGAACCAAGGAAGATTGAAGATTAATCAAGATCGGAGAAGATATTTTTGGGggtgttttttttggtttgaatGTTTGTTTGATATGTTGTTTTTTTGGTTAGGCAAACAAACTTGAATGTTTTATGTttgataaatacatatattgtgTGGTCCAGCATCTTGATATACAACACCATGGCCTGCGCtgtgttgttttatttattattattatatattgttttccattttttttttttactttagcatattgttttctttttaatttcattaatttaacttttttgaatATAAGACGCGGGTGTATATCAATCATGGAcgctttaataaataaatggacGGTATAAAAATAATGTTGTACTTCAaagatttataatataaagtaatgttttttattttattttattcagaATGATCAAGTGTCATTATCCCAAGGGAATCTGAAATGAGccaatttttgaattttaaatagcTATTGCGTTgtgcttttttctttctttttctctttttggtgacaataattatgaaaaatacaaTGCTAATGACATTGTTGATACCGTTTTATGGATTTGATATGcgtttaataataaaatcagTTTTAAGCATAGaaactttatataaaatgatgcatacacttttatagattttttatgGGTTACATCTACTCGTGATACTTGTATAAAACTCAGTATGAAGG is drawn from Erigeron canadensis isolate Cc75 chromosome 9, C_canadensis_v1, whole genome shotgun sequence and contains these coding sequences:
- the LOC122581384 gene encoding CBL-interacting serine/threonine-protein kinase 11, with protein sequence MPEAANIVPSMSQNNSLFGKYEVGRLLGCGAFAKVYHARDINTGQSVAIKVINKHKISHNAHLVSNVKREIDIMRRLQHPYIVKLYEVLATKTKIYFVMEFVKGGELFAKVAKGRLSETHSRKYFQQLISAIGYCHSRGVYHRDLKPENLLIDENGDLKVSDFGLSAVTGQIRADGLLHTLCGTPSYVAPEILTKRGYDGAKADIWSCGIILFVMNAAFLPFNDSNLMMMYKKIYKGEYKCPKWMSGDLKHLLSRLLDTNPETRICVNDIINDPWFKKGYKEPKVELDDLEAVVKPEQEQDNKPNALNAFDIISFSSGLNLSPLFDTSSSRQGERLVVSESPENIIEKVDRIVKEANARMKKRKEFGVDLVGKNGKNVIGIEVFRLTERLVVVEVQSSPGAQDFYDELWNNKIRSELLTRPDVQVSES